The following are encoded together in the Penicillium digitatum chromosome 3, complete sequence genome:
- a CDS encoding Amino acid/polyamine transporter I — protein MRSQSSKQLSSAGAEEFGEISRKELDDANLARMGKRPILKRNFGLMSMLGFSCTILITWEGIVVLFLQAYQNGGPAGAVYGFLFVWAGVAATFVVLSELSSMAPTSGGQYHWTSMLAPRSCMKLMSYLTGWLTVIGWQATFATSCYLVGTLVQGLVVLTNSNYKPNSWHATLIFWAVVAFSVSINSVGGNVLPRFEGFILILHILGFFAILIPLTYMADHGTPKEVFTKFLNMGEFPSQGLSFFVGMVGCMFAFAGGDAAVHMSEEITNAAVAVPTSIMLSVLINGSLGFGMLIAMLFCSGDLGSSLNSPTGYPFLAIFLEATGSTAATAVMGSIVTTMGATTSVGMLASTSRQFWSFARDRGIPGWRLWSQVTDRSAVPLYSVLVTSVIACLLALINIGSSVAFNDLCSMSISGLYLSYMVVGGLLLWRRCTGGIGFVRGSHSAIINTAGAKLVWGPFHVPGIWGILMNAWALVYMTVAVFFSFWPPAWAVTVQTMNFSVVGTLGTVIASLFYYYARASKVYSGPVMEHGL, from the exons ATGCGGTCTCAATCTTCGAAGCAACTGTCTTCGGCGGGAGCAGAGGAGTTTGGTGAAATATCGAGAAAGGAGCTTGATGATGCCAATCTCGCGCGCATGGGAAAACGCCCCATACTGAAG CGCAATTTTGGCTTGATGTCAATGCTGGGTTTCAGCTGTACGATCCTGATTACCTGGGAGGGAATTGTCGT GCTATTCTTGCAAGCATACCAGAA TGGAGGTCCAGCTGGTGCTGTGTATGGATTCCTCTTCGTTTGGGCTGGTGTCGCCGCTACCTTTGTAGTTCTATCGGAGTTGTCATCAAT GGCACCAACCTCGGGGGGGCAGTACCACTGGACATCTATGCTAGCGCCGCGATCGTGCATGAAATTGATGAGCTACCTGACAG GCTGGCTTACTGTCATTGGGTGGCAAGCCACGTTTGCAACCTCATGCTATTTGGTCGGCACCTTGGTTCAAGGCTTAGTCGTGCTCACTAACAGTAATTATAAGCCCAACAGCTGGCACGCAACTCTTATATTCTGGGCGGTCGTGGCATTTTCTGTCTCCATCAACAGTGTTGGCGGCAATGTTCTTCCCCGATTTGAGGGATTTATCTTGATCCTCCACATTCTTGGCTTCTTCGCGATTCTCATTCCCTTGACTTATATGGCCGATCATGGGACCCCCAAGGAGGTCTTTACCAAGTTCCTCAACATGGGGGAATTCCCGTCTCAAGGACTGTCGTTCTTTGTCGGAATGGTTGGGTGCATGTTTGCGTTTGCCGGTGGCGATGCCGCAGTTCAT ATGTCTGAAGAGATCACAAATGCCGCTGTTGCAGTCCCCACTTCAATTATGCTCAGTGTCTTGATCAATGGATCCTTGGGTTTCGGCATGTTAATCGCTATGCTGTTTTGCAGCGGGGATCTCGGATCGTCCCTGAACTCACCTACTGGCTACCCCTTCCTGGCAATTTTTTTGGAAGCTACAGGATCGACCGCCGCAACCGCGGTGATGGGTTCGATAGTTACTACCATGGGCGCCACCACCTCAGTCGGCATGCTAGCGTCCACTTCACGGCAGTTCTGGTCCTTCGCGAGAGACCGTGGGATTCCCGGCTGGCGACTGTGGAGCCAG GTCACCGATCGCTCTGCCGTTCCCCTTTACTCTGTTTTGGTGACATCCGTGATCGCCTGCCTCCTTGCGCTCATCAACATTGGCTCCTCTGTCGCCTTCAACGATCTCTGTTCCATGTCGATATCTGGTCTCTACTTGTCGTACATGGTGGTTGGTGGTCTTCTCCTGTGGCGTCGTTGTACTGGTGGGATCGGCTTTGTTCGCGGCAGCCATTCTGCCATCATCAACACCGCCGGCGCAAAGCTCGTTTGGGGCCCATTCCATGTACCAGGCATCTGGGGTATCCTGATGAACGCCTGGGCTTTGGTGTACATGACTGTCGCTGTCTTCTTTAGCTTCTGGCCACCGGCTTGGGCGGTGACTGTTCAAACTATGAACTTTAGCGTTGTTGGGACTCTGGGCACCGTCATTGCCAGTCTTTTCTACTACTATGCTCGTGCGAGCAAGGTCTATAGTGGGCCTGTTATGGAGCATGGACTTTAA
- a CDS encoding Glycerophosphocholine phosphodiesterase Gde1, putative has product MKFGRNLSQFTVPEWSTSYIKYKALKKLIKSAAEQIKAGQNPDLAGFFYNLDRNVEDVDYFYNKKYAEFARRLKLLEERYGYSMEGHHPLEPEDRHDLREALLDLRYHLRRLQWYGEVNRRGFVKITKKLDKKVGAQAQKRYLETKVDPTSFASNERVFKSQDRINSWMAIITDQSKADDKASDDASSTHSSLSLKRGSTRPYLNLPASIVTAVDDALRKDDTHVFLELLENLKVTADEAGETVYARVLRTLIQRSILHRSRAALTLLLTRVDTLEEDDDINRRNCLHRLVISIGREQPTTDSEPAASMVLNFPSETARYITPAAPPTLQPPRPVVKEEHMPQQLDRDDSAVTHFQFLLDSLRPDQRESLMAKDLSGRTPLHYAAQYGFKVVCEVIIEHLIEWGMFDVSDGIDGPLWQDNDGWAPLHLSVVGGHPKTTRCLLDAEKENDPSQERSTIRKQVSKSSAVLALATKANFIDIVQLLVDAGVDINYQDEQGETALHVAARFGHDECAQILLDGSDDQKADIELAEKTYSWTPLFIACVDGCLSVAKMLVSAGADVERFDSSGWTAKEHAALRGHLDIARCLAEVSPGPPATELDFSSSTPNLTGSESSSPPIQSSLTDRRSNAPGPTSGGSGTRTTEPIKTFGHRYLTNESMILVSLGTMDMREPLETVSLDRIPMENAHATQLDTSLSMVITASGAHGEPEVIDLPVQDNISTEPIVFHTTDPSKVRLLFDLVPTYAGSKEKIVGRGVALLSSIKPTVGSHRINLKGDSTVPIVAANTLEVIGSVTFNFLIITPFKHPKMSIAGNQTYWRSMSSTMVIGHRGLGKNMPGRNSLQLGENTVQSFIAAANLGASYVEFDVQLTKDHVPVIYHDFLVSETGIDAPVHTMTLDQFLELGIGRYRHALPGSVKANGEASEYGPRQRSMSVGGSEYNPAELTEKIKHTRDFKKKGFKGNTRGEHIQAPFATLEELFTKIPKPVGFNIELKYPMLHESEEEEMDTYAVELNSFVDTILTTVYDLGSGRDMLFSSFNPDICLLLSFKQPSIPVLFLTDAGASPVGDIRASSLQEAIRFASRWNLLGIVTQAEPLVLCPRLVRIVKESGLVCVSYGTLNNDGDNVDYQVSEGIDAVIVDSVLGITNGLIQRQGKGDRTPGPSPNPSAVSDQAADSAKGTVAVPTLDRVNQTNLSPDVIPSTLL; this is encoded by the exons ATGAAATTCGGCCGCAATTTGTCGCAATTCACGGTTCCCGAGTGGAGCACCTCCTATATCAAGTACAAGGCCCTGAAGAAGCTTATCAAGTCTGCTGCTGAGCAGATCAAAGCGGGACAAAATCCGGATTTGGCTG GTTTCTTCTACAACCTCGACCGAAATGTTGAAGATGTCGATTATTTCTACAACAAGAAGTATGCCGAGTTCGCCCGCCGCTTGAAGTTGCTCGAGGAGCGCTATGGTTATTCCATGGAGGGTCACCATCCTCTCGAACCCGAGGATCGGCATGACCTGCGCGAGGCCCTTTTGGATCTGCGATACCACTTGCGCCGCTTACAATGGTATGGTGAAGTCAATCGACGTGGCTTCGTCAAGATTACCAAAAAGTTGGATAAGAAGGTTGGTGCGCAGGCCCAAAAGCGTTATCTAGAGACTAAGGTCGACCCCACTTCGTTCGCCTCCAATGAACGCGTCTTCAAGTCTCAGGATCGAATCAATTCTTGGATGGCCATCATTACCGACCAGTCAAAGGCTGACGATAAGGCGTCCGATGACGCGAGCTCCACCCATTCTTCCCTCTCATTGAAGCGTGGCTCAACTAGGCCTTATCTTAACCTGCCCGCCAGCATTGTCACTGCCGTGGATGACGCGCTGCGCAAGGATGACACACATGTCTTCCTCGAATTACTCGAGAATTTGAAGGTTACTGCAGACGAAGCGGGAGAAACGGTTTACGCTAGGGTTCTCAGAACCCTGATTCAGCGCTCCATCCTTCATCGTTCACGGGCTGCTCTGACCCTTCTCCTGACTCGGGTTGACACCCTAGAAGAGGACGATGATATCAATCGACGTAACTGCCTTCACCGTCTGGTCATTTCCATTGGCCGTGAGCAGCCCACGACAGACTCCGAGCCCGCGGCGTCGATGGTGCTCAACTTCCCTTCGGAGACTGCCCGCTACATCACGCCCGCGGCGCCTCCGACCCTCCAACCGCCTCGTCCTGTAGTCAAAGAGGAGCACATGCCCCAGCAGCTGGATCGCGATGATTCTGCCGTTACTCACTTCCAGTTTCTACTGGACTCGCTGCGTCCCGACCAGCGTGAGTCTTTGATGGCCAAGGACCTTTCTGGACGCACTCCTTTACACTACGCGGCGCAATATGGTTTCAAGGTCGTGTGTGAAGTGATCATTGAGCATCTCATAGAATGGGGCATGTTCGATGTTAGCGATGGGATCGACGGCCCTCTCTGGCAGGACAATGACGGTTGGGCCCCGCTTCATTTAAGTGTTGTAGGGGGCCACCCTAAAACTACCCGGTGTCTCTTGGATGCTGAAAAGGAGAATGATCCCTCGCAGGAACGAAGCACCATCCGAAAACAGGTTTCCAAGTCTAGTGCAGTACTGGCACTAGCGACCAAGGCCAACTTTATTGATATTGTTCAGCTTCTGGTAGATGCCGGTGTGGATATCAATTACCAGGATGAACAGGGTGAGACTGCATTGCATGTTGCCGCTCGATTTGGCCATGACGAGTGCGCGCAAATTCTGCTGGATGGCAGCGACGACCAGAAAGCAGACATCGAATTAGCCGAAAAAACGTATAGCTGGACACCACTCTTCATTGCCTGCGTGGATGGATGTCTGAGTGTGGCTAAAATGCTTGTTTCCGCTGGCGCAGACGTGGAGCGTTTCGATTCCTCTGGCTGGACGGCTAAGGAGCATGCAGCCCTCCGAGGCCATCTTGACATTGCACGGTGCTTGGCAGAAGTTAGCCCCGGCCCTCCTGCTACCGAGCTCGACTTTTCATCGTCTACTCCAAACCTCACTGGTTCAGAATCTTCTTCGCCTCCGATTCAGTCGTCCCTCACTGATCGTAGGTCGAATGCGCCAGGCCCAACCTCTGGGGGCTCTGGCACACGGACTACTGAACCCATCAAGACCTTTGGACACAGGTATCTCACCAATGAGAGCATGATCTTGGTCAGTCTGGGAACCATGGACATGCGCGAGCCGCTTGAGACCGTCAGCCTCGACCGCATTCCGATGGAGAATGCACACGCCACCCAGCTAGACACGTCTTTGTCGATGGTGATAACTGCTAGCGGTGCACACGGCGAGCCGGAGGTGATTGATTTGCCCGTGCAAGACAACATCTCAACCGAGCCAATCGTCTTCCACACTACCGATCCTAGCAAAGTGCGTCTACTTTTCGACCTGGTTCCTACCTATGCAGGCTCGAAGGAGAAGATCGTTGGCCGGGGTGTCGCTCTGCTTTCTAGCATCAAGCCCACTGTGGGGTCGCACCGAATTAACCTCAAGGGTGATTCCACTGTTCCAATTGTTGCCGCGAATACCCTTGAGGTGATCGGGTCTGTGACTTTCAacttcctcatcatcaccCCCTTCAAGCACCCAAAAATGTCTATCGCTGGCAACCAGACCTATTGGCGCTCAATGAGCTCAACCATGGTCATTGGACACCGTGGGCTGGGTAAGAACATGCCGGGCCGCAATTCGCTGCAGTTGGGCGAGAACACTGTGCAGTCCTTCATCGCTGCGGCCAATCTGGGAGCCTCTTATGTTGAGTTCGATGTGCAGCTCACAAAGGACCATGTCCCTGTAATCTACCACGACTTCCTGGTCAGCGAGACGGGCATCGATGCGCCTGTTCATACAATGACGCTCGATCAATTTCTCGAGTTGGGCATCGGACGTTACCGCCACGCCTTGCCCGGATCTGTCAAAGCCAACGGCGAAGCATCTGAGTATGGTCCGCGCCAGCGCTCAATGTCCGTCGGCGGCTCCGAGTACAACCCCGCCGAACTCACCGAGAAGATCAAGCACACACGCGACTTCAAGAAGAAGGGATTTAAGGGCAATACCCGCGGTGAGcacatccaggcaccattCGCCACTTTGGAGGAATTATTCACGAAGATCCCGAAACCTGTCGGATTTAACATCGAACTGA AATATCCCATGCTCCACGAgagcgaggaggaagaaatGGACACCTACGCAGTGGAACTGAACTCCTTCGTCGACACTATCCTGACGACGGTCTATGACCTGGGAAGCGGCCGCGACATGCTGTTCTCCAGCTTTAACCCAGATATCTGTCTTCTGTTGTCTTTCAAGCAGCCTTCCATTCCCGTTCTCTTCCTGACCGACGCAGGCGCTTCCCCGGTCGGCGACATTCGCGCCAGTAGCTTGCAGGAGGCTATTCGGTTTGCCTCGCGATGGAATCTTCTTGGAATCGTCACCCAGGCTGAGCCCTTAGTTCTCTGCCCGCGGCTAGTCCGTATCGTCAAGGAATCTGGTCTTGTGTGTGTCTCTTACGGAACGCTCAACAATGACGGCGACAATGTCGAC TACCAAGTCTCCGAAGGCATCGACGCCGTTATCGTCGACTCCGTACTCGGAATCACCAACGGCCTCATCCAACGCCAGGGCAAGGGTGACCGCACACCGGGCCCATCACCCAATCCTTCGGCCGTCAGTGACCAGGCAGCTGACTCTGCTAAGGGCACTGTCGCAGTTCCTACTCTCGATCGGGTGAACCAAACTAACCTCTCACCGGATGTGATTCCCTCTACCCTTCTATAA
- a CDS encoding Taurine catabolism dioxygenase TauD/TfdA has translation MCFLIVENVNILQPQKSEVDEAMEKKPGLLVVANSGREHGVKDDEISVISSVGRKKLYKSRNSRKQSARREWHSDITFEPIPSNYTLLRLTELPQAGGDTLWASGYEVYDRISEPYQKFLESLTATYAQPEFNEIAKRNNFHIHVGPRGAPENVGEALIAEHPVIRTNPVTGWKSVIAVGSHVQKVNGVSEEESRHLLDWFVTLIVENHDLQVRNRWLTPNDLAIWDNRSVYHAATWDYDGLGPRTGHRAVGLGERPYLDPKSIGRREALAKDPSTKCNKEEMHCEVLAWPDRLVPCVSSIWAFFIGQKDHQDKQNITTTYICLCSSIDIRP, from the exons ATGTGCTTCTTGATTGTCGAGAATGTCAACATCCTCCAGCCCCAGAAAAGCGAAGTTGATGAGGCGATGGAAAAAAAGCCGGGATTAttggtag TAGCAAATTCGGGGCGGGAACATGGGGTCAAGGACGATGAAATTAGTGTGATCAGCTCCGTAGGCCGGAAAAAGCTGTACAAGAGCAGAAACTCCCGAAAGCAGAGCGCGCGCAGAGAGTGGCACAGTGACATTACCTTTGAGCCCATTCCTAGCAATTACACTCTCTTGCGTCTCACAGAGCTTCCCCAAGCTGGTGGTG ATACCCTATGGGCCTCAGGCTATGAAGTTTATGATCGTATCTCTGAGCCCTACCAGAAGTTCCTGGAGAGCTTAACCGCAACCTATGCGCAACCTGAGTTCAATGAAATAGCTAAACGCAACAATTTCCATATCCACGTTGGTCCTCGTGGTGCACCCGAGAATGTTGGAGAGGCACTAATTGCTGAGCACCCTGTCATCCGGACTAACCCTGTCACCGGATGGAAGAGTGTTATCGCTGTTGGCTCACACGTGCAAAAGGTCAATGGTGTCTCCGAGGAGGAAAGCCGTCATCTGCTCGACTGGTTTGTCACTCTGATTGTTGAGAACCATGACCTGCAGGTACGCAATCGCTGGCTGACCCCGAACGATCTTG CTATCTGGGACAATCGATCGGTATATCACGCAGCCACTTGGGATTATGACGGGCTTGGCCCACGCACTGGACATCGTGCTGTCGGCCTTGGAGAGAGGCCATATCTGGATCCCAAGAGCATTGGAAGACGGGAGGCGCTCGCCAAAGATCCGTCAACCAAATGCAACAAAGAGGAAATGCACTGCGAGGTTCTCGCTTGGCCTGATAGACTCGTACCATGTGTGTCCTCAATCTGGGCTTTCTTCATCGGCCAAAAAGATCATcaggacaaacagaacatcaCCACAACATACATATGTCTTTGCAGCAGCATAGATATTAGGCCCTAG
- a CDS encoding initiation factor 2B related protein, translating to MSPELKNTWTPTVNVLTWFLLVTATLSVLTRLGTKYFIFRKWTFDDGLATASLVFCIAQSIAISMATKNGLGQHLHMLSVLQVESVMKAEYSATFLFIASICFSKLSVLIFIRNLTPAPLDRRFALVLGIFIGLWTITSIFTAAFQCQVPQTWNYVKGTCFDRSAWWRYLGVTNILSEGGIIGQALLVIVRIQTDFSRKASLSSVFLIRIIVIISIILQLVYASETSSGDFTYEAWTVAVSTQVAQCVSIVTACSPQFKPFLDNLQSSGMGLGMMNSHHHGSKYKTYGMSTFKTFRRTADAHSETHELVSALHEGTNQTMVTSAPDEDTESQYSRSNIILETRTWTVTEGLSN from the exons ATGAGTCCAGAGTTGAAAAACACATGGACTCCTACGGTCAATGTCTTGACCTGGTTCCTGCTGGTGACGGCTACTCTAAGCGTCTTGACCCGTCTCGGGACGAAATATTTTATTTTTCGGAAGTGGACATTTGACGATGGCCTTGCGACTGCTTCTCTGGTCTTCTGCATTGCGCAGTCCATTGCGATCTCGATGGCTACGAAGAATGGACTTGGACAGCACCTTCACATGCTGTCCGTTCTCCAAGTGGAAAGTGTAATGAAA GCTGAATACTCCGCTACCTTTCTATTCATCGCCAGCATTTGCTTCTCGAAACTCTCGGTTTTAATTTTCATTCGCAACTTGACTCCCGCACCCTTGGATCGCCGCTTTGCACTCGTGTTGGGAATATTTATTGGGCTGTGGACTATTACCAGCATATTCACGGCTGCGTTCCAGTGTCAGGTGCCACAGACATGGAATTATGTAAAGGGGACTTGTTTCGACCGA AGTGCGTGGTGGAGATATCTCGGAGTCACAAATATATTGTCAGAAGGCGGGATTATAGGCCAAGCGCTGCTGGTTATCGTTCGGATCCAGACCGATTTTAGCAGAAAGGCCAGTTTGTCCAGTGTGTTCTTGATCCGAATCAT CGTAATTATCTCGATAATTCTCCAACTAGTATACGCCAGTGAAACTTCCTCGGGCGATTTCACCTATGAGGCCTGGACCGTCGCAGTTTCTACGCAAGTGGCTCAATGTGTGAGTATTGTCACAGCCTGCTCCCCCCAGTTCAAGCCCTTCTTGGATAATCTCCAGTCATCGGGAATGGGCTTGGGTATGATGAACTCCCACCATCACGGCAGCAAATATAAGACATATGGCATGAGCACATTCAAGACCTTCCGTCGCACTGCAGATGCTCACAGTGAGACTCACGAATTAGTCTCGGCACTCCACGAAGGGACTAATCAGACCATGGTGACGTCGGCCCCGGACGAGGATACCGAAAGCCAGTACAGTCGCTCTAACATAATTCTGGAGACGCGGACGTGGACAGTCACTGAAGGGTTGTCAAATTGA
- a CDS encoding Actin cytoskeleton organization protein (Cro1), putative: MVQATGEERAVHLAQEAVDLVDAGHREAASRNLREALSLAPENPQVKAAFLKVQHEDKDGHQLLDLCRRYTTQNDENAGKEAANYLGTDGLKSPDAVALECLKLLLAQRPHSLSTTQDEIISGLVRQHVSVRQYFSTQLQTSVTAFFDEIYDRGDGAAVCLDTVVLDPTVWISEETRSHCESELFQLFIAKLMESGHDLDGRSLKGITRLLAVHAVELEHLIDDEGLEVILSSLDNRLPLEVRSQATLATAKYLEVAKEAGEKKLLTLVMSILGKGRVSDLIVAFSAVAAIFPVAPSAAANLFLSEEFMTFLMPMASRETKSKKVELPVLELLNAACINRPCREAVSKKFGEWLSHVLTNGSDSCSELAAVALAKIRASEPEKSSTGNG, translated from the exons ATGGTTCAAGCAACGGGCGAAGAGCGCGCTGTACACCTGGCCCAAGAGGCTGTCGACCTGGTCGACGCGGGCCACCGAGAG GCTGCTTCCCGGAATCTTAGAGAAGCTCTTTCACTCGCCCCCGAAAACCCTCAAGTGAAGGCCGCCTTCCTGAAAGTTCAGCATGAAGACAAAGACGGTCACCAGCTTCTCGATCTCTGCCGCCGATACACCACACAAAATGATGAAAATGCCGGCAAAGAAGCTGCTAATTATCTTGGAACCGATGGCCTGAAATCCCCGGACGCTGTTGCCTTGGAATGCCTCAAATTGTTGCTCGCACAGCGCCCCCACTCTCTATCAACGACACAGGATGAGATCATATCTGGGTTGGTGCGACAGCACGTCAGTGTCCGACAATACTTCTCTACACAGCTCCAGACTTCTGTTACTGCATTCTTCGATGAGATATATGATCGGGGCGATGGAGCAGCGGTGTGTCTGGACACAGTGGTGTTAGACCCCACCGTATGGATTTCAGAGGAAACAAGATCCCACTGCGAGAGTGAACTCTTTCAGCTTTTCATTGCCAAGTTGATGGAATCAGGCCATGATCTTGATGGTCGCTCTTTGAAGGGAATTACTCGATTACTCGCTGTCCACGCCGTCGAACTCGAACATTTGATCGACGATGAAGGGCTCGAGGTTATCCTCTCATCCTTGGACAACCGATTGCCGCTAGAAGTTCGGAGCCAGGCGACCTTGGCGACCGCGAAATATCTCGAGGTCGCCAAGGAGGCGGGCGAGAAAAAGCTTTTGACACTGGTCATGTCCATTCTTGGCAAAGGGCGTGTCAGCGATCTTATCGTTGCTTTCTCTGCGGTGGCCGCGATCTTCCCCGTGGCTCCCTCCGCAGCTGCCAATCTGTTCTTATCGGAGGAATTCATGACCTTCCTCATGCCAATGGCATCCCGAGAGACCAAGAGCAAGAAGGTAGAACTGCCCGTGTTGGAACTTCTTAATGCGGCTTGCATCAACCGTCCATGCCGCGAGGCTGTCTCAAAGAAATTTGGGGAGTGGTTGTCACACGTCCTGACCAATGGAAGTGATAGTTGCTCGGAATTGGCTGCAGTGGCCCTGGCGAAGATCCGGGCATCCGAGCCCGAGAAATCCTCGACTGGCAACG GTTGA
- a CDS encoding Actin cytoskeleton organization protein (Cro1), putative: protein MKQKTNDSSALYGGLMVILNLTKFLPNLSEEQKKMAQLKDYADPSTGKIKAAPEIDIRDEEDAVLVRCAAVIDAGIMTLLVECGRISLPSTNELTAKILLSLTRPQKSRGTLAQQGAVKLLLGLAAPKQSSAGPVTNETTRIASHALARILISVDPSHVFPSSGFPQVTSAVRPLLSLLSSLDTASLSADQPRDLLPVFESLLALTNLASYPYDDSAPELTVREGWSAVEDLLLSSNTRVQRAACELVCNLMTCESGVIKFADGSKQAAQRLHILLALTDADDTPTRRAAGGALAMLTEFDAAIAAILDRPRGVELLLGLCQEEDDALVHRGVVCVRNFTCVATGDIGARAKAAVRVAGGIDALTACLKKTRNQAVLQAGVEALKPLIQ from the coding sequence ATGAAACAGAAAACCAACGACTCATCTGCGCTCTATGGTGGCTTGATGGTAATTTTAAATCTTACCAAATTCTTACCCAACTTGTCTGAAGAGCAAAAGAAGATGGCACAGCTGAAGGACTATGCGGACCCGTCTACCGGAAAGATAAAGGCGGCACCAGAAATAGACATCcgagatgaagaggatgctGTCCTGGTACGATGTGCTGCCGTTATCGATGCGGGCATCATGACTCTGCTCGTTGAATGCGGCCGGATCTCCTTGCCTTCCACCAATGAGCTCACAGCAAAGATTCTGCTATCATTGACAAGGCCTCAAAAATCCCGCGGTACACTGGCCCAGCAAGGTGCGGTGAAGCTGCTACTCGGCCTTGCAGCCCCAAAACAGAGTAGCGCTGGCCCTGTAACGAACGAAACGACACGCATTGCATCCCATGCGTTGGCTCGCATCCTCATCTCCGTTGATCCTTCACATGTTTTCCCATCATCTGGATTTCCCCAGGTTACATCCGCCGTTCGCCCGCTTCTCTCCCTTCTCTCATCACTCGACACTGCCTCACTCTCCGCCGACCAACCCCGCGACCTACTCCCAGTATTCGAAAGTCTCCTAGCTCTGACAAATCTCGCTTCGTATCCGTATGACGACTCCGCCCCAGAACTCACAGTCCGGGAAGGCTGGTCTGCAGTAGAAGATCTGCTTTTGTCTAGCAATACTCGAGTTCAGCGAGCTGCCTGCGAACTCGTCTGTAACCTGATGACTTGCGAGTCCGGTGTTATCAAGTTCGCGGATGGCTCCAAGCAAGCGGCTCAACGTCTCCACATTCTGCTGGCTCTGACCGATGCCGACGACACTCCGACGCGACGGGCTGCCGGCGGAGCTCTTGCGATGTTGACGGAGTTCGATGCCGCCATAGCAGCTATCCTGGACCGACCACGGGGTGTTGAGCTGCTTTTGGGATTGTGCCAGGAAGAAGACGATGCCTTGGTTCACCGAGGCGTGGTTTGTGTGCGTAACTTCACTTGCGTCGCGACAGGTGACATCGGAGCCCGCGCCAAAGCTGCCGTTCGTGTCGCAGGAGGAATTGATGCTCTCACTGCGTGTCTCAAGAAGACGAGGAACCAAGCGGTGCTACAGGCCGGGGTAGAGGCCTTGAAACCGCTGATCCAATGA